In Rutidosis leptorrhynchoides isolate AG116_Rl617_1_P2 chromosome 2, CSIRO_AGI_Rlap_v1, whole genome shotgun sequence, one genomic interval encodes:
- the LOC139890191 gene encoding uncharacterized protein produces the protein MHLIPIKLDLAKLNYTNWSALFANHCSTFNVSAFLQAATISHDDEETQKTDAAVLGWIYLTISEPLLEQLLNSQPKTAFEAWEILKKIFQDNKRSKVVELTAELRALNIGDLNPEQYFRKIDVISAMLANLGATIKDEYRVTYAIHGLNDRFPHAKHIILHSNPFPNYDTVRSIITLEQMELTRKNRPADTAGTPSAPTALVAQAINPPTTPPRPTTNLQVCRNFNRGHCRFGSGCRYLHQPSRAKSGPATSQNAWSSTPSQAQLLEIIAAQQRLLAQQQTNQSIVSQPMVPFQFKPHIPLAQQGSPPSFPALSPQANWAGHVLSPVPQAANAASSYGVSPLGPVYYPAHYMVPSPAAATYQPTPTNGQETVLPQAFNTATLQDFRNAGWHMDTGASAHLSSSLNCLNTIFNYFNFPSVAVGDGNSIPVINTGHSVLPNVHRPLYLSNVLVNPNIVKNLIFVRRFARDNKVSVCFDEFGFCVKDYMTNRQLLRCDSTGDLYPFTNQSLTLQQQALLTTSTT, from the coding sequence ATGCATCTCATACCAATTAAACTAGATCTTGCAAAGCTAAACTACACCAATTGGAGTGCTCTCTTCGCGAATCATTGTTCCACCTTCAACGTATCAGCCTTTCTTCAAGCTGCAACCATAAGTCATGACGATGAAGAAACACAAAAAACCGATGCTGCTGTTCTAGGGTGGATCTACCTTACGATATCCGAACCTCTCCTAGAACAGCTCCTGAACTCGCAACCTAAAACCGCCTTCGAAGCTTGGGAAATCTTGAAAAAGATCTTTCAAGACAACAAACGATCTAAAGTGGTGGAACTCACCGCCGAACTTCGTGCCCTTAATATCGGTGACCTCAATCCCGAACAATATTTTCGCAAAATCGACGTCATATCCGCCATGCTAGCCAACCTCGGGGCCACCATCAAAGACGAATACCGTGTTACTTATGCGATCCATGGTCTCAATGATCGGTTCCCTCACGCTAAACACATTATATTGCATAGCAATCCCTTCCCAAATTATGACACTGTTCGCTCCATAATCACGTTAGAACAAATGGAGTTAACCCGAAAAAACCGACCCGCTGACACCGCCGGAACACCATCTGCACCCACCGCCCTGGTCGCTCAGGCCATCAATCCACCCACCACACCACCACGCCCCACCACAAACCTGCAGGTCTGCCGTAACTTCAATCGTGGACACTGCAGGTTCGGATCTGGCTGTCGTTACCTTCATCAGCCCAGCCGAGCAAAGTCAGGCCCAGCTACTTCTCAAAATGCTTGGTCTTCCACTCCCTCACAAGCCCAGTTACTTGAAATCATTGCGGCCCAACAAAGATTGCTAGCCCAACAGCAAACGAATCAGTCCATTGTTTCACAGCCCATGGTCCCGTTTCAGTTTAAGCCTCATATACCATTGGCCCAACAGGGCAGCCCGCCAAGTTTTCCAGCCCTCAGCCCACAAGCAAATTGGGCCGGGCATGTGTTGAGTCCGGTACCGCAAGCTGCAAACGCAGCCTCTTCTTATGGTGTTTCTCCACTTGGGCCTGTGTACTACCCAGCCCATTATATGGTTCCATCGCCTGCTGCTGCTACTTATCAGCCCACACCTACTAATGGCCAAGAAACTGTACTACCACAAGCTTTTAACACCGCAACTCTCCAGGATTTCAGAAATGCCGGTTGGCACATGGACACAGGTGCTTCTGCCCACCTTTCATCTAGCCTTAATTGTTTAAatactatatttaattatttcaatttCCCTTCGGTAGCCGTTGGTGATGGTAATTCAATTCCCGTCATCAACACCGGCCATAGCGTGTTGCCTAACGTACATCGCCCTTTATACCTCTCTAATGTCCTTGTTAACCCCAACATAGTTAAAAACCTTATTTTTGTGCGTCGTTTTGCCCGCGATAATAAAGTATCTGTTTGTTTTGAtgaatttggtttttgtgtgaaggATTACATGACCAACCGCCAGCTCCTTCGATGTGACAGCACCGGAGATCTCTACCCATTCACCAACCAGTCTTTAACACTACAACAACAAGCCTTACTTACAACCTCCACTACTTAG